A DNA window from Micromonospora sp. NBC_01739 contains the following coding sequences:
- a CDS encoding STAS domain-containing protein: MSLTVHTEQRGDMVVVAVAGELDMATAPQLQDQITDLLDKGRSRLVFDLSEVSFCDSTGLSVFVRAKNSCDEAGGVVRLAAPQRGVLRILEVSGLVEVLHTYPTVDQAVAGEATPATS; encoded by the coding sequence ATGTCCTTGACGGTGCACACGGAACAGCGCGGTGACATGGTCGTTGTGGCGGTCGCGGGCGAACTGGACATGGCCACCGCGCCGCAGTTGCAGGACCAGATCACCGACCTGCTCGACAAGGGGCGCAGCCGGCTGGTCTTCGACCTGTCGGAGGTCTCGTTCTGCGACTCCACCGGCCTGTCGGTGTTCGTCCGCGCCAAGAACAGCTGCGACGAGGCCGGCGGAGTGGTCCGGCTGGCCGCACCGCAGCGCGGGGTGCTGCGCATCCTTGAGGTCAGTGGCCTGGTGGAGGTGCTGCACACCTACCCCACGGTCGACCAGGCGGTGGCGGGCGAGGCCACCCCGGCCACCTCCTGA